The Tursiops truncatus isolate mTurTru1 chromosome 6, mTurTru1.mat.Y, whole genome shotgun sequence genome includes a window with the following:
- the LOC101326535 gene encoding LOW QUALITY PROTEIN: uncharacterized protein (The sequence of the model RefSeq protein was modified relative to this genomic sequence to represent the inferred CDS: substituted 2 bases at 2 genomic stop codons) yields the protein MNRSQGPVSFEGVSMGFTQEEWQHLDPAQRTLYRDVMLENYSHLISVGYCVIKPEAIFKLQQGEEPWMLEEESQSQSHPDFCIVDLMEKSQEKEDQRWWKVGFVNNKTPTKERNSVLGKTFSLDTNFILSRKIPGKYDSYGMNLDSLSELIISNRHSFVRQLDEFNTHGKLLLCTKHKNSHSREKSLEYDRTGKAISQNEDLFQHQDTQTLKIPFEYTECRKAFNERETFITYKRESSWEKPYGCNEHVKAFSDRPTFSVHQGTHTRENHYELNDYWEVFCKKPNFIQHQETHIGKKVYKINQCATAFCKKPKLPTYQKTDIREKLYECSECGKTFSHKSSLILHQRIHRGEKPYECTKCGKTFGYRSGLTVHQRTHTGEKPYECNECGKNFCEKSNLHVHQXTHTGEKPYECNECQKTFSDWSAVTVHKRIHTGEKPYECKECGKTFSQKPNVINHQRSHTGEKPYGXTPYKCNECGKTFCHKSSLTVHQSTHTGEKPYECNQCGRTFYQRTH from the exons ATGAACAGATCTCAGGGGCCAGTGTCATTTGAGGGTGTGAGCATGGGCTTCACTCAGGAGGAGTGGCAGCACCTAGACCCTGCTCAGAGGACCCTGTACAGGGACGTGATGCTGGAGAACTATAGCCACCTCATCTCAGTGGGGTACTGTGTTATCAAACCAGAGGCGATTTTCAAATTACAGCAAGGAGAAGAGCCATGGATGTTAGAGGAAGAGTCCCAAAGTCAGAGCCACCCAGACTTCTGCATAGTTGACCTGATGGAGAAGAGCCAGGAAAAGGAAGACCAGCGTTGGTGGAAAGTTGGTTTTGTCAACAACAAAACACCGACTAAAGAGAGAAATAGTGTATTAGGAAAAACATTTTCTCTGGATACAAACTTCATTTTATCAAGAAAAATACCTGGTAAATATGACTCATATGGAATGAATTTGGATTCTCTTTCAGAATTAATCATTAGTAATAGACACTCCTTTGTAAGGCAGCTTGATGAGTTTAATACACATGGGAAATTACTCCTCTGTACAAAGCACAAGAATTCTCATTCTAGAGAGAAATCTTTAGAATATGATAGAACTGGAAAAGCCATCAGTCAAAATGAGGACTTATTTCAGCATCAGGATACTCAAACTCTGAAGATTCCTTTTGAATATACTGAATGTAGGAAAGCCTTCAATGAGAGGGAAACTTTCATTACCTATAAGAGAGAAAGCTCATGGGAGAAGCCCTATGGATGTAATGAACATGTCAAAGCCTTTTCTGATAGACCAACATTCAGTGTTCATCAGGGAACTCATACAAGGGAGAATCACTATGAATTGAATGACT ATTGGGAAGTATTCTGCAAGAAGCCAAATTTCATTCAGCATCAAGAAACACATATAGGGAAAAAAGTCTATAAAATTAATCAGTGTGCTACTGCATTTTGCAAGAAGCCAAAGCTTCCTACATATCAGAAAACAGATATAAGAGAAAAACTCTACGAGtgtagtgaatgtgggaaaaccttcagCCATAAATCATCTCTCATCCTACATCAGAGGATACACAGaggggagaaaccctatgaatgcaCCAAATGTGGGAAAACCTTTGGGTATAGGTCAGGCCTCACAGTACATCAGAGAACACACacaggggagaaaccctatgaatgtaatgaatgtggaaaaaaTTTCTGTGAGAAGTCAAATCTCCATGTACATCAGTGAACACATacaggggagaaaccctatgagtGTAATGAATGTCAGAAAACCTTCAGTGATTGGTCAGCTGTCACAGTACATAAGAGAATACATACcggggagaaaccctatgaatgtaaggaatgtgggaaaactTTCTCCCAGAAGCCAaacgtcattaatcatcagaggagtcacacaggagagaaaccctatggaT AGACACCTTAtaaatgtaatgagtgtgggaaAACTTTCTGCCATAAGTCATCCCTCACAGTACATCAGAGCACCCACacaggggagaaaccctatgaatgtaaccAATGTGGGAGAACCTTCTATCAGAGAACACACTAG